AATCCCGACAGAGCCGAGGCTCTCGGGAAGGTCCGGGTGGAAGCGACCCTTGAGGACGCCATAGCCCGAGTGAGGCAGGAAGCCGGACAGGACCCCTGGGTTCTGGCAACAAGCGCCAGACCGGACGGAGCCGTGACCCCGGCCCGGATTCGCGAAGCCCTGCGGGAACGCCCGGCCATCCTGGTTCTGGGAACAGGATCAGGACTCGCGCCAGAGGCTCTGGCCCTGACGAACGCCCAGGTGGCCCCGGTCAGGCCCTATGGCGGCTACAACCACCTTTCGGTGCGTTCGGCCGCCGCGATCCTCACGGACCGCATACTTGGAGACATTTTTTGAGCTTCCCAGCGAAGCCAGTCATAAGGAGATAGGCCATGGACATCATCCGTCAGATCGAATCCGAGCACATCCGCCTGGATATGCCCAAGTTCAAGCCCGGCGACACCGTCAAGGTGCACTTCCGCATTCTCGAGGGCGAGAAGGAGCGCATCCAGGTGTTCCAGGGCGCGGTGCTCAGGCTGCGCAAGGGCCGCACCGACAGCACTTTCACGGTGCGCAAGGTGTCCGATGGCGTTGGCGTGGAGCGCATTTTCCCCATGTTTTCGCCCTTCATCGAGCGCGTCGAAGTCCTCATCGAGGGCAAGGTCCGCCGTTCGCGCCTGTATTACCTGCGCAAGCTCAAGGGCAAGGCCTCGCGCATCAAGGCCAAGAACGACTGGAACAACTAAGGTTTTCCTGTTTTACGGCCAGCCCCCGGCCGGACGCATTTCCACAGGGGGGCCGGGGGGGAGCGCGCTTATGGGCGAAGCTTTCCCCCGGTCTTTTTCGAGGAGCCGAACATGTTCGCCTATGGAATCACTCCGCCGGTTTCCGACCCCATTGCCGATCCCTTGAAGGACCCTGTCTATGGCGAAGCCTTGACCTACAGGGCAGAGCTCCAGGCCGTGCGTGAACCGCAGTGCGTGGGAGCTCCGAATTGCGAGGTGGCTTCGGGCGCGCCGGAACTCTCCCTGGCTTTCGATCCCGGCCTGGACGGCTAAGCTCGCGATTTTGAAAACCATGAAGATGTTTTCAAAATCGAATTCGCTCTTTCTTGCTGCCGCTTTGCACATTCGTGCGAGCAGTTCCCGCGGAACAGGCGCTCATCCGCCAGGACGGCCGGCATGATGGCCGGAGTGGACGAGGCGGGGCGTGGCTGCCTGGCCGGGCCTGTGGTGGCCGGAGCCGTCATCCTGCCGGATTCTTTTGACCTGCCCGGACTCACGGATTCCAAGAAGCTCACAGCGCCGCGCCGCGCCGTTCTCGAACCCGCCATCAAAAGCCAGGCCGTGGCCTGGGGCCTGGGCGTAATCTGGCCCGCCACCATCGACCGCATCAACATCCTTCAGGCCACTTTCCGGGCCATGGCCAGGGCAGTTGCCGTGCTCAAGGTTCATCCGCTCTCGCTTGAAATTGACGGCGACAAGATCATTCCCTCGCATCTTCTGCAAACCGGCTCCCTGGCCCAGAAGGCCGTGGTGGGCGGGGATGCGCTGGTTCCGGCAATCTCGGCGGCCTCCATCCTGGCCAAGACCTTTCGCGACCGGCTCATGGAGAGCCTGGACAAGCGTTACTTGGGCTACGGCCTGCGCGAGCACAAGGGTTACGGCACGGCCGACCACCTGGCCGCCATCATCCGGCTTGGGCCCTGCCGCCAGCACCGACTGAGCTTCAGGGGCGTGCTGCCGGAAAAGCCATCCAAGGCCCAGGTTCAGGGCAGCCTGCTTGGCATCTGACGGGCATTCAGGCAAATCGTCTGAAGAACCGGAGAAAACGCCCATGCCCGCCGAACATCTTGCGCTTGGCCGCCAGGGCGAGGACGAGGCCGTTAAGCTCCTCTCCTCCCTGGGGTACACCATCCTTGCCCGCAACCACCGCTGCCGCCTGGGGGAGGTGGACATTGTCTGCCGCCATGAGGGCGTGATCGTGTTCGTTGAGGTGAAGACCCGCGCCCAGGACAGCCTGGGAAGCGGAGCGGAGGCCGTGGACAGGCGAAAACGCTCGCGCATCGTCAAGGCCTGCGCGGACTATCTTTCCGCGAATGGGTTGTGGGACAAACCGTGCCGGTTCGATGTGGTGAGCGTGGTCCGCCAAGGCGAAAGACTCTTGGCCGAGCACTATCCCGATGGGTTTCAGGTGGAATTCGAGGCGGGGAAGGGAGCCAAAGGCTGGCAGCCCTGGTGACGGGCTTGGCTAAATCACCACGTTTCCGATGATCCGGCCCTTCTCGAACTGATCGTAGAGCCCGGTCCAGGCGTTCACCGAGACCGGGGGCGGAGCGGGGCTCTGGGCGAAATTGACCATGGCCGCCTGCTGCGTGTCGAAGGTGATCAGGCTTTGGGACCTGGCCATGGAGATGGGGCCGTTGGTGCCGACATTGTAACTTGGATCAGCCATATATTTCATCTAGTCCCGTGAACATTGTGTGTCAATGCCCGGCCTTGCTTTCGCCCGGCTGTCATGGAATAGGGCTTCCATGAGCGACGCCACGGGCATCTTGTGGGTGGTGGCCACTCCACTGGGCAACCCCGGGGACCTTTCCCCCAGGGCCCGAGACGTCCTTGCCAGCTCCGGCATGGTCCTGTGCGAGGATACACGGCGCGCCGCCAGGCTTTTTTCCCAGCAAGGCCTTGCCCCCGGCAGATTCCTGTCCCTGTACGACCATAACGAGCAGGGGCGTATCCCCCAGGTGCTCGAGCATTTGGGCCAAGGCGGCGAGGCGGCGCTCATATCCGACGCGGGCACTCCCGTTCTTTCCGACCCCGGCTATCTTCTCATCCGGGCCTGCCGCGAGGCGGGGCATCAGGTGCGGCCCGTGCC
The DNA window shown above is from Desulfovibrio sp. and carries:
- the rplS gene encoding 50S ribosomal protein L19; this translates as MDIIRQIESEHIRLDMPKFKPGDTVKVHFRILEGEKERIQVFQGAVLRLRKGRTDSTFTVRKVSDGVGVERIFPMFSPFIERVEVLIEGKVRRSRLYYLRKLKGKASRIKAKNDWNN
- a CDS encoding ribonuclease HII yields the protein MAGVDEAGRGCLAGPVVAGAVILPDSFDLPGLTDSKKLTAPRRAVLEPAIKSQAVAWGLGVIWPATIDRINILQATFRAMARAVAVLKVHPLSLEIDGDKIIPSHLLQTGSLAQKAVVGGDALVPAISAASILAKTFRDRLMESLDKRYLGYGLREHKGYGTADHLAAIIRLGPCRQHRLSFRGVLPEKPSKAQVQGSLLGI
- a CDS encoding YraN family protein, which translates into the protein MPAEHLALGRQGEDEAVKLLSSLGYTILARNHRCRLGEVDIVCRHEGVIVFVEVKTRAQDSLGSGAEAVDRRKRSRIVKACADYLSANGLWDKPCRFDVVSVVRQGERLLAEHYPDGFQVEFEAGKGAKGWQPW